In Brucella melitensis bv. 1 str. 16M, a genomic segment contains:
- a CDS encoding SRPBCC family protein: MDLTGEERIAAPRQAVWDALNDIETLKACIPGCDGIERISETEIRAALKVSFGILKVRFHGMLELSNMRPPESYTISGHGEGSIAGFAHGVTDVRLHEDGSATVLSYVIRGDAGGKVAQLGSRLLGSVARKIADRFFTNIAEAAAKQDVL; this comes from the coding sequence ATGGATCTTACCGGAGAAGAACGGATTGCAGCGCCGCGGCAGGCCGTTTGGGATGCGTTGAACGATATTGAAACATTGAAAGCCTGCATTCCCGGTTGCGATGGCATAGAGCGCATTTCCGAAACCGAAATCCGCGCCGCACTGAAAGTAAGTTTCGGCATTCTTAAGGTCCGCTTTCATGGAATGCTGGAACTTTCCAATATGAGACCGCCGGAATCCTACACGATTTCCGGCCATGGCGAAGGCTCCATTGCAGGCTTCGCCCACGGCGTAACCGATGTGCGGCTTCACGAGGATGGCAGCGCCACAGTCCTCTCCTACGTTATTCGCGGCGATGCAGGCGGCAAGGTCGCCCAGCTCGGCAGCAGGCTTCTGGGTTCCGTCGCACGCAAGATCGCCGACCGCTTCTTCACCAATATTGCTGAAGCGGCAGCGAAACAGGATGTCCTCTAA
- a CDS encoding NAD(P)-dependent oxidoreductase: MKHTGSAGSSSIDAGSPDIRGARLPAGDYAHVFDDLHPPLSPHEAIVESDRCYFCYDAPCMNACPTGIDIPLFIRQINAGNPAGAARTILAENILGGMCARVCPTETLCEEVCVREVAEGKPVKIGHLQRYATDMLMATGNHPFTRAAETGRHIAVVGAGPAGISAAHRLAMHGHQVTIFEARPKGGGLNEYGIAAYKTVNNFAQRELDFVLQIGGIHIEYNQTLGQDITVEALKAGYDAVFLAMGLPGVNDLGLAGEDAPNVLDAVDYIANLRQARNLSTLPVGRDIVVIGGGMTAIDVAIQTKKLGANNVTIVYRRGQESMNASAYEQELAQIHGVVIRHWLQPHALERSEDGIVHAITFEYTANRDGKLVGTGEYLTLDADQVFKAIGQTFDPEPLRGSGIALAKGRISVDAEGRTSVEGIWAGGDCVAGGKDLTVASVEDGKVAALSIHAALTSRPEAVEGFAEAVLSGAAHHAPAAPSRHATVQPGSEQGLGD, from the coding sequence ATGAAACACACGGGATCAGCAGGAAGTTCGTCCATTGATGCAGGCTCTCCAGACATTCGCGGCGCGCGGCTTCCTGCTGGCGATTATGCGCATGTCTTCGACGACCTGCATCCACCGCTCTCACCGCATGAAGCCATTGTCGAAAGCGACCGCTGTTATTTCTGTTATGACGCGCCTTGCATGAACGCCTGCCCGACGGGCATCGATATTCCGCTTTTCATCCGGCAGATCAATGCAGGCAACCCGGCTGGCGCGGCCAGGACCATTCTTGCCGAAAACATTCTGGGCGGCATGTGCGCCCGCGTCTGCCCGACCGAAACGCTCTGCGAGGAGGTCTGTGTGCGCGAGGTGGCGGAAGGCAAGCCGGTGAAGATCGGCCATTTGCAACGCTACGCCACCGATATGCTGATGGCCACGGGCAACCACCCGTTTACCCGCGCAGCCGAAACGGGCAGGCACATTGCCGTTGTCGGCGCTGGCCCGGCGGGCATTTCGGCTGCACATCGCCTTGCCATGCATGGCCATCAGGTGACGATCTTCGAGGCCCGGCCCAAGGGCGGTGGTCTCAACGAATATGGCATCGCCGCCTATAAGACGGTGAACAATTTCGCCCAGCGCGAACTTGATTTCGTGTTGCAGATCGGCGGCATCCATATCGAATATAACCAGACGCTGGGCCAGGACATTACCGTCGAGGCGCTGAAGGCCGGATATGATGCGGTGTTCCTCGCCATGGGGCTGCCGGGCGTGAACGACCTCGGCCTTGCCGGCGAAGACGCGCCGAACGTGCTGGATGCCGTCGATTACATCGCCAATCTGCGGCAGGCCAGGAACCTTTCCACCCTGCCCGTCGGGCGCGATATCGTCGTTATCGGTGGCGGCATGACGGCCATCGACGTTGCAATCCAGACCAAAAAGCTCGGCGCAAACAACGTCACCATCGTCTATCGCCGCGGACAGGAAAGCATGAATGCCAGCGCCTATGAACAGGAACTGGCGCAGATACATGGCGTCGTCATCCGCCACTGGTTGCAGCCCCATGCGCTGGAGCGCAGTGAAGACGGCATCGTCCATGCGATCACCTTTGAATATACGGCCAATCGGGATGGCAAGCTTGTCGGCACCGGCGAATATCTGACCCTTGACGCCGACCAGGTGTTCAAGGCCATCGGCCAGACCTTCGATCCGGAACCCTTGCGCGGGTCCGGCATCGCCCTTGCGAAAGGCCGCATCAGCGTGGATGCGGAAGGGCGGACCTCGGTGGAGGGTATCTGGGCTGGCGGCGACTGTGTGGCAGGCGGAAAAGATCTGACGGTTGCCTCCGTTGAAGACGGCAAGGTCGCGGCCTTATCCATTCATGCGGCACTGACGAGCCGCCCGGAAGCTGTGGAAGGTTTTGCCGAAGCCGTTCTTTCCGGTGCCGCGCATCATGCGCCCGCAGCGCCATCCCGTCACGCAACCGTTCAACCTGGCAGCGAACAGGGTTTGGGAGATTGA
- the preA gene encoding NAD-dependent dihydropyrimidine dehydrogenase subunit PreA, whose protein sequence is MADLSTNFLGIKSPNPFWLASAPPTDKAYNVERAFKAGWGGVVWKTLGAEGPPVVNVNGPRYGAIHGADRRLLGLNNIELITDRPLEINLREMKEVKMRWPDRALIASIMVPCEEEAWKAILPLVEETGADGIELNFGCPHGMSERGMGAAVGQVPEYVGMVVKWCKQYSRMPVITKLTPNITDIRKPARAAFANGTDALSLINTINSIVSVDLDTMSPVPSIDGRGSHGGYCGPAVKPIALNMVAEIARDAETAGLPISGIGGITTWQDAAEFIALGCGTVQVCTAAMTYGFKVVQEMIDGLSDWMDSKGYQTLDDFQGCAVSHVTDWQYLNLNYVTKARINQDLCIQCGRCHIACEDTSHQAITAMVNGARHFEVIDEECVGCNLCVNVCPVENCITMEQISGVDPRTKAPIMPAYANWTTHPNNPAAMKEAAE, encoded by the coding sequence ATGGCTGATCTTTCAACGAATTTCCTCGGCATCAAATCACCCAATCCGTTCTGGCTCGCCTCGGCCCCGCCGACCGACAAGGCCTATAATGTCGAGCGCGCTTTCAAGGCAGGCTGGGGCGGCGTAGTCTGGAAAACGCTCGGCGCGGAAGGCCCGCCGGTGGTCAACGTAAACGGCCCGCGCTATGGCGCGATCCACGGCGCGGACCGGCGGCTTCTCGGCCTCAACAATATAGAACTCATCACCGACCGGCCGCTGGAGATAAACCTGCGCGAGATGAAAGAGGTGAAAATGCGCTGGCCGGACCGCGCATTGATCGCCTCGATCATGGTGCCCTGCGAGGAGGAGGCATGGAAGGCGATCCTGCCGCTGGTGGAGGAAACCGGCGCGGACGGGATCGAACTCAATTTCGGCTGCCCGCACGGCATGAGCGAGCGCGGCATGGGGGCAGCGGTTGGTCAGGTGCCGGAATATGTCGGCATGGTCGTCAAATGGTGCAAGCAATACAGCCGTATGCCGGTTATCACCAAGCTGACGCCCAATATCACCGATATCCGCAAGCCTGCCCGTGCGGCTTTTGCCAATGGCACGGATGCTTTGTCACTCATCAATACGATCAATTCCATCGTGTCTGTCGATCTCGACACGATGTCGCCCGTGCCTTCCATCGACGGGCGCGGCAGCCATGGCGGCTATTGCGGCCCGGCGGTCAAGCCGATTGCGCTCAACATGGTGGCGGAGATTGCCCGCGACGCGGAAACGGCGGGTCTGCCGATTTCAGGCATTGGCGGCATCACCACCTGGCAGGATGCGGCTGAGTTTATCGCGCTTGGCTGCGGCACGGTGCAGGTCTGCACCGCCGCGATGACCTATGGCTTCAAGGTCGTGCAGGAGATGATCGACGGTCTTTCCGACTGGATGGACAGCAAGGGCTATCAGACACTCGACGACTTCCAGGGCTGCGCCGTTTCCCATGTGACCGACTGGCAATATCTCAACCTCAACTATGTCACCAAGGCCCGCATCAATCAGGACCTCTGCATCCAATGCGGCCGCTGCCACATTGCCTGTGAGGACACCTCGCATCAGGCCATCACGGCCATGGTGAATGGCGCGCGTCATTTCGAGGTGATCGACGAGGAATGCGTCGGCTGCAATCTCTGTGTCAATGTCTGCCCGGTGGAGAACTGCATCACCATGGAGCAGATTTCCGGCGTAGACCCGCGCACGAAGGCGCCCATCATGCCCGCTTACGCCAACTGGACCACGCATCCGAACAATCCGGCGGCCATGAAGGAGGCCGCCGAATAA
- a CDS encoding NUDIX hydrolase, giving the protein MKTIRISAAIIRDEAGRFLLVRKRGSEIFFQPGGKIDDGEDPETCLLREIEEELGIRIGRSQLRYAAKMAAPAANETDATVEAELYHLTLEEGQVPIASSEIEELRWNPPGDTTRPVALLSQAIQARFA; this is encoded by the coding sequence ATGAAGACGATTCGTATTTCAGCAGCCATTATCCGCGATGAAGCGGGCCGTTTCCTTCTCGTGCGCAAGCGCGGTAGCGAGATATTCTTTCAGCCCGGCGGCAAGATCGATGACGGCGAAGACCCGGAAACCTGCCTCTTGCGCGAGATCGAGGAGGAACTGGGCATCCGCATTGGCCGCAGCCAGTTGCGTTATGCGGCGAAAATGGCAGCCCCTGCCGCCAACGAAACGGATGCGACGGTGGAAGCCGAGCTTTACCATCTTACGCTGGAGGAAGGGCAGGTGCCCATCGCCTCCAGCGAGATTGAGGAATTGCGGTGGAACCCGCCGGGCGACACCACGCGGCCTGTCGCCCTTCTGTCGCAGGCCATTCAGGCACGGTTTGCCTGA
- a CDS encoding Zn-dependent hydrolase → MVLTSNLRVNGDRLWDSLMEMAKIGPGLRGGNNRQTLTDEDGEGRRLFQNWCEKAGLSMGVDTMGNMFFTRPGEDSDADPVYMGSHLDTQPTGGKFDGVLGVLGGLEVMRTLNDMNIRTKRPIVVVNWTNEEGTRFAPAMLASGVFVGVLDQNWAYERTDAKGKTFGEELVRIGWKGDEPVGSRKIHAMFELHIEQGPILEAEHKDIGVVTHGQGLWWLQVTLTGKEAHTGSTPMRMRKNASLGLGKLLQLVNEIAMAHQPDAVGGVGHIDVSPNSRNVLPGQIVFTVDFRSPNQATLDGMKARFEKEAPKIAEELGIGIEIEVAGHFDPVTFDTGCVEAIRNAAERLGYSHRNIVSGAGHDACWVNRVAPTAMVMCPCVDGLSHNEDEDISKEWASAGTDVLLHAVLETAEIVS, encoded by the coding sequence ATGGTGCTCACCAGCAATCTCAGAGTCAATGGCGATCGCCTTTGGGACAGCCTTATGGAAATGGCGAAGATCGGTCCCGGTCTGCGCGGCGGCAACAATCGCCAGACCCTGACCGACGAGGATGGCGAAGGCCGCAGGCTTTTCCAGAACTGGTGCGAAAAGGCCGGGCTTTCCATGGGCGTGGACACCATGGGCAACATGTTCTTCACCCGCCCCGGCGAGGATAGCGACGCTGACCCGGTCTATATGGGCAGCCATCTCGACACGCAGCCGACAGGCGGCAAGTTCGACGGCGTTCTGGGTGTGCTGGGCGGACTGGAAGTCATGCGCACGCTCAACGACATGAATATCAGGACCAAACGCCCCATTGTCGTGGTCAACTGGACCAATGAGGAAGGTACGCGCTTTGCCCCCGCCATGCTGGCCTCCGGCGTGTTTGTGGGCGTGCTCGATCAGAACTGGGCTTATGAGCGCACCGATGCCAAGGGCAAGACGTTCGGCGAAGAGCTTGTCCGCATCGGCTGGAAAGGCGACGAGCCTGTGGGCAGCCGCAAGATCCATGCGATGTTCGAGCTTCACATCGAACAAGGGCCGATCCTCGAAGCGGAGCACAAGGATATCGGGGTTGTCACCCATGGGCAGGGCCTTTGGTGGTTGCAGGTAACGCTGACCGGAAAGGAGGCCCATACCGGCTCCACGCCGATGAGAATGCGCAAGAATGCAAGCCTTGGCCTCGGCAAGCTTCTGCAACTGGTCAACGAGATCGCCATGGCGCATCAACCCGATGCCGTGGGCGGCGTCGGCCATATCGACGTATCGCCCAATTCACGCAACGTATTGCCGGGGCAGATCGTGTTCACGGTCGATTTCCGCTCGCCGAACCAGGCCACGCTCGACGGCATGAAGGCGCGTTTTGAAAAAGAAGCGCCAAAAATCGCCGAGGAACTGGGCATCGGCATCGAGATCGAGGTGGCGGGCCATTTCGACCCCGTGACCTTCGACACAGGCTGCGTGGAAGCCATTCGCAATGCGGCCGAAAGGCTGGGCTATAGCCACCGCAACATTGTTTCCGGCGCGGGTCACGATGCCTGCTGGGTCAATCGCGTTGCACCGACGGCCATGGTCATGTGCCCTTGTGTGGATGGGCTCAGCCATAATGAGGACGAGGATATTTCAAAGGAATGGGCGTCGGCGGGAACCGACGTGCTTCTGCATGCTGTATTGGAGACTGCTGAAATTGTAAGCTGA
- the hydA gene encoding dihydropyrimidinase: MAKTGASKVIKGGTVITADRTFRADILIEDDKIAAIGDSLEGDEVIDASGCYVMPGGIDPHTHLQMPFMGTYSSDDFDTGTAAALAGGTTMVVDFVLPDSEGNLLDALQEWFQKAGKARTDYSFHIAITGWNERTFNEMVEVVKRGINTFKHFMAYKGALMVNDDEMFASFQRCAELGAMPLVHAENGDIVAQLQAKLMAEGNDGPEAHAYSRPPEVEGEATNRAIMIADQAGVPLYVVHVSCEQSHEAIRRARQKGIRVFGEPLIQHLTLDESEYHNRDWDYAARRVMSPPFRDKLNQDSLWAGLAAGSLQCVATDHCAFTTEQKRYGIGNFTKIPNGTGGLEERMPVLWTRGVRTGRLTPNEFVAVTSTNIAKILNIYPQKGAVVPGADADLVIWDPEATKKISAKTQHSSIDYNVFEGFELKGLPIMTLSRGRIAFDKGQVTAKPGDGRFIEREPNGAVNRALSQWKEIVAPRKVERSAEHMPIGV; this comes from the coding sequence ATGGCCAAGACCGGGGCAAGCAAAGTCATCAAGGGCGGCACCGTCATCACGGCTGACCGCACGTTCAGGGCAGATATTCTTATCGAAGACGACAAGATCGCCGCCATTGGCGATAGCCTTGAAGGCGATGAGGTCATCGACGCATCCGGCTGCTATGTCATGCCGGGCGGCATCGACCCGCACACCCACCTGCAAATGCCCTTCATGGGCACATATTCCTCCGACGATTTCGACACGGGCACGGCGGCAGCACTTGCCGGCGGCACGACGATGGTGGTCGATTTCGTCCTGCCGGATTCCGAGGGCAATCTTCTGGATGCGCTTCAGGAATGGTTTCAGAAGGCGGGCAAGGCGCGCACCGATTATTCGTTCCACATAGCGATCACCGGCTGGAACGAGCGCACTTTCAACGAAATGGTCGAAGTGGTGAAGCGCGGCATCAACACGTTCAAGCATTTCATGGCCTATAAGGGCGCGCTGATGGTGAATGACGATGAGATGTTCGCCTCGTTCCAGCGTTGTGCGGAACTGGGTGCCATGCCGCTCGTCCATGCGGAAAACGGCGATATCGTCGCGCAATTGCAGGCGAAACTCATGGCCGAAGGCAATGACGGGCCGGAAGCCCATGCCTATTCCCGCCCGCCGGAAGTGGAAGGAGAAGCCACCAATCGCGCCATCATGATCGCCGATCAGGCGGGCGTACCGCTTTATGTGGTGCATGTCTCCTGCGAGCAAAGCCATGAAGCAATCCGCCGCGCGCGCCAGAAGGGTATACGTGTTTTCGGCGAGCCGCTGATCCAGCATCTGACGCTCGATGAAAGCGAATATCACAATCGCGACTGGGACTATGCCGCGCGGCGCGTGATGTCGCCGCCGTTCCGCGACAAGCTCAATCAGGACAGCCTCTGGGCGGGCCTTGCGGCTGGAAGCCTGCAATGCGTGGCGACCGATCATTGCGCCTTCACCACCGAGCAGAAACGCTATGGCATCGGCAATTTCACCAAGATTCCGAACGGCACCGGCGGGCTGGAGGAACGTATGCCGGTTCTGTGGACGCGCGGCGTGCGAACGGGCCGCCTGACACCTAATGAGTTCGTGGCCGTCACTTCCACGAACATCGCGAAAATCCTCAACATCTATCCGCAGAAAGGTGCCGTGGTGCCAGGCGCGGACGCCGATCTTGTTATATGGGATCCGGAGGCGACCAAGAAGATTTCCGCCAAGACGCAGCATTCCTCCATCGATTACAACGTGTTCGAGGGTTTCGAGCTGAAGGGGCTGCCGATCATGACGCTGTCGCGCGGGCGGATCGCCTTCGACAAGGGACAGGTGACAGCAAAACCGGGCGACGGGCGCTTCATCGAGCGTGAGCCGAATGGCGCGGTCAATCGCGCGCTATCGCAATGGAAGGAAATTGTCGCGCCGCGCAAGGTGGAGCGCAGTGCCGAACATATGCCGATAGGAGTCTGA
- a CDS encoding efflux RND transporter permease subunit translates to MSNKNPSSGGSTALFIRRPVFAFVINILIVVAGLAAFTGVDIRELPDVDRPVITISTDFSGASAETIDRQVTQVLENAVARVSGVKSISSTSSFERSRVTVEFNDGVDLNVAAADMRDAISRVANNLPEEADPSRIIKADSNADPVMRLAVTSDTMAVDDMTVLVEDQIEDVLSAVPGVADVQINGDRDKIFRIDIDQARLASYGLTIADISNALSSMGLDAPAGSLRSSDQSIVVRATANLEKPEDFENVYIKGRTQIRDVATVTLGPDIESSAVRSNSKTAIGLGIVRQAQSNTLDISQGVRAAVANLQKTLPEGVSIAVTSDDANFINGAIHEVEIALIASVIIVVAIIFMFLWDARATLIPALSMPAALIGTIAAIYLVGFSVNILTLLALVLATGLVVDDAIVVLENVVSRRNQGMGPRAAAVLGTQEVFFAVIATTLTLAAVFVPISFLPGQAGGLFREFGFVLAIAVLLSSVVALTLCPMLASRFLKEASATVESEGHGPLFLRRIGGGLANFYRKTLHACLSAPFIVVLVAVLFAGASYVGYGLIRQELTPSEDRAVALLRINGPQGISVEFLQSQLDKIEEAIQPLRDSGEITTTYAIAGSGGSSNNGFVVLTRAPWKERQRSQQEIMADITNRIKGITAVRVFTTQPNSLGIRGAGNGLQFAIVGGEYAKLQPAAQAVVAALEKDPRFVQPRLSVEPTQAQISVEINRERASDLGIDITGLANAVQAVLDGRKIGSVYVGDRSFDVKRVSTTNPINDPTDLENIFMKTADGRYVPMSSIASVVEKAVPPQLNRELRQRSVAITTNLRDDFALGNAFAAAQEIAAPLLPPGSHIIPLAEASTLSETSSGMAIVFGFAIVIILLVLAAQFESFISALIVMATVPLGLGCAVFAMILTGTSLNVYSQIGLVLLVGIMAKNGILIVEFADQLRDKGLNVREAIEEAANIRLRPVCMTMICAVLGGVPLVLASGAGAEARVALGWVIVGGLGLATIATLYVTPVAYLLLGRFTKPKVEEEERLERELVRAEALEEKLK, encoded by the coding sequence GTGAGTAACAAGAACCCTTCTTCCGGCGGTTCGACGGCGCTTTTCATCCGCCGCCCCGTCTTTGCCTTCGTCATCAATATCCTGATCGTTGTGGCGGGCCTTGCAGCCTTTACCGGCGTCGATATCCGTGAATTGCCGGATGTGGATCGGCCGGTCATCACGATCAGCACGGATTTTAGCGGCGCATCTGCCGAAACCATCGACCGTCAGGTCACACAGGTTCTGGAAAATGCGGTCGCGCGTGTTTCCGGCGTGAAATCGATTTCCTCCACCTCCTCCTTCGAGCGCAGCCGCGTGACGGTGGAGTTCAACGATGGCGTCGATCTCAACGTCGCCGCCGCCGATATGCGCGATGCGATTTCCCGCGTCGCCAACAATCTGCCGGAAGAAGCCGATCCCTCGCGCATCATCAAGGCGGATTCCAACGCCGATCCGGTGATGCGCCTTGCCGTTACCTCCGACACCATGGCGGTCGATGACATGACGGTGCTGGTGGAAGATCAGATCGAGGACGTGCTTTCCGCCGTGCCCGGCGTCGCCGACGTGCAGATCAACGGTGACCGCGACAAGATTTTCCGCATCGATATCGATCAGGCCCGGCTTGCAAGCTACGGTCTCACCATTGCTGATATTTCCAACGCGCTTTCGTCGATGGGGCTGGATGCGCCCGCAGGTTCGCTTCGCAGTTCCGACCAGTCCATCGTGGTGCGCGCCACCGCCAATCTGGAAAAGCCGGAAGATTTCGAGAATGTCTATATCAAGGGGCGCACGCAGATCCGCGATGTTGCGACAGTCACCCTTGGGCCGGATATCGAAAGCTCGGCGGTGCGCTCCAACAGCAAGACCGCCATCGGCCTCGGCATCGTGCGTCAGGCGCAGTCGAACACGCTCGATATTTCGCAAGGCGTGCGCGCAGCCGTTGCCAATTTGCAGAAAACCCTGCCGGAAGGGGTCAGCATTGCCGTTACCAGTGACGATGCGAACTTCATCAACGGCGCCATCCATGAAGTCGAAATCGCGCTGATCGCGTCGGTGATTATCGTCGTTGCCATCATCTTCATGTTTCTGTGGGATGCGCGCGCGACACTGATCCCCGCGCTCTCCATGCCGGCCGCCCTGATCGGCACCATTGCGGCGATCTATCTGGTGGGCTTCTCGGTCAATATCCTCACGCTTCTGGCGCTGGTACTTGCCACGGGCCTCGTGGTGGATGATGCCATCGTGGTTCTGGAAAACGTGGTGAGCCGCCGCAATCAGGGCATGGGGCCGCGCGCCGCAGCCGTGCTCGGTACGCAGGAAGTGTTCTTCGCCGTCATCGCCACCACGCTTACGCTTGCTGCCGTTTTCGTGCCGATTTCCTTCCTGCCGGGGCAGGCGGGCGGCCTGTTCCGCGAATTCGGCTTCGTGCTGGCAATTGCGGTTCTTCTTTCCTCCGTGGTCGCGCTCACACTTTGCCCCATGCTCGCCTCGCGCTTCCTGAAGGAAGCAAGCGCCACGGTGGAAAGCGAAGGGCATGGCCCGCTCTTCCTGCGCCGCATTGGCGGCGGCTTGGCGAATTTCTATCGCAAGACGCTTCATGCCTGCCTTTCGGCGCCCTTTATCGTCGTGCTGGTGGCAGTGCTTTTCGCCGGTGCGTCCTATGTCGGCTATGGCCTGATCCGCCAGGAACTCACGCCTTCGGAAGACCGCGCGGTGGCGCTTCTGCGCATCAACGGGCCGCAGGGCATCAGTGTCGAATTCCTTCAGTCCCAGCTCGACAAGATCGAGGAAGCGATCCAGCCCCTGCGCGATAGCGGTGAAATCACCACCACCTACGCGATTGCCGGTTCAGGTGGCTCGTCCAATAATGGTTTTGTGGTGCTGACGCGTGCCCCCTGGAAGGAGCGCCAGCGTTCCCAGCAGGAAATCATGGCCGACATCACCAACCGGATCAAAGGCATTACGGCGGTGCGCGTCTTTACCACGCAGCCCAACAGCCTTGGTATTCGCGGCGCGGGCAATGGTCTGCAATTCGCTATTGTCGGTGGTGAATATGCCAAACTCCAGCCTGCCGCGCAGGCGGTGGTGGCGGCGCTGGAGAAAGACCCGCGCTTCGTGCAGCCCCGCCTGTCGGTGGAGCCGACACAGGCGCAGATTTCGGTGGAGATCAACCGCGAGCGTGCTTCCGATCTGGGCATCGATATCACCGGCCTTGCCAATGCCGTGCAGGCGGTTCTCGATGGCCGCAAGATCGGTTCGGTCTATGTGGGCGACCGCAGCTTCGATGTGAAGCGCGTCTCGACCACCAACCCGATCAACGATCCGACCGATCTTGAAAATATTTTCATGAAAACAGCGGATGGCCGCTATGTGCCGATGTCATCCATTGCAAGCGTTGTCGAAAAGGCTGTTCCGCCACAGCTTAATCGGGAGTTGCGCCAGCGTTCCGTGGCGATCACCACCAATCTGCGTGACGATTTTGCGCTCGGTAACGCCTTTGCGGCGGCGCAGGAGATTGCCGCCCCGCTTCTGCCGCCCGGCAGCCACATCATCCCGCTTGCCGAAGCGTCCACGCTCAGCGAAACGTCGAGCGGCATGGCCATCGTGTTCGGCTTTGCTATCGTTATCATTTTGCTGGTGCTGGCAGCACAGTTTGAAAGCTTCATCAGCGCGTTGATCGTCATGGCCACGGTACCTTTGGGCCTGGGCTGTGCAGTCTTCGCCATGATCCTCACCGGCACGAGCCTCAACGTCTATAGCCAGATCGGCCTTGTGCTGCTTGTCGGCATCATGGCCAAGAACGGCATTCTCATCGTGGAATTCGCCGACCAGTTGCGCGACAAGGGCCTGAATGTTCGCGAGGCAATCGAGGAGGCGGCGAATATCCGCCTGCGTCCCGTCTGCATGACGATGATCTGCGCGGTCCTGGGCGGCGTGCCGCTGGTGCTGGCAAGCGGCGCGGGCGCAGAAGCCCGCGTGGCGCTTGGCTGGGTCATCGTTGGCGGATTGGGTCTTGCGACCATCGCCACGCTTTATGTGACGCCTGTTGCCTATCTCCTGCTTGGCCGTTTCACCAAGCCAAAGGTTGAGGAAGAGGAACGGCTGGAACGCGAGCTTGTCCGCGCCGAGGCTCTGGAAGAAAAACTCAAATAG